The following is a genomic window from Niabella soli DSM 19437.
TTATAATTGGCATCATAGGTAATGGCGCCGGACACCACTTTTACTCCTTTACCCAAATAATTTTTGGTGCCGGGCTGTGTGGCATCCAGATAACGCTCTTCAGTAAGCGAGTTGGGATGATTCCCCGAAACCCACATATACATTTCTGTAACAGACTGCGCCAGCCCTCCCACTCTTCCATCTAACGATGCAGACAGTGTGAACTCTTTATAACTGAACCCGGTGTTAAATCCCCAGATCCAGTCGGGGTCAGAATATCCGGCTAACGATAAGATAGGCTTATAAGTGGGTACGCCGTTATTAAATACTATGTTTCCCTGGTTATCTGTTTGGTACTCGATAATGGTATAGTAATCGGCCCGTTTGCCAACCTTTACCCAATCCCGGTTCATTACAGAATAGTTGGGATCCAGCTTTGTAAAATAAGTGGCATATTTTGACCAGTTCAGTCCTACATTCCAGGAAAAATCAGCCATTTTTATTGCTGTAGCATTCAGTGTAACCTCCACTCCCTTACGGGTCCTTTCTTCTTTACTGTTGGTATATACATTGGTAAACCCGGCAGAAGGACTGATAGGCGCATTCACGATAAAATCATACATCCGCTTGTGGTAACCCGTTACATCCAGCACGATCCGGTTGCGTAAAAAACTCATATTCGTTCCCAACTCGGTAGTGGTAGAGCCCTCGGCAAATATATCGTCCGGGCGGATGCTTGTTGGGTTGGCCGCGCTGCTTAAACCGCCCCACTGGTTGGTAGCAATGCTAAACACCCGGTTAATGGAATAAATACCCGCAGGGCTTTTATATTGCGCCCAGGAGCCACGCAGTTTCCAAAACGATAACCAGTCGTTTTTGGGGATCAGCTCGCTGGCAACAAAACTTGCCGAAGCGGAAGGATAAAAATAAGAGCGGGTGGCCTTAGCAAGTGTTGAGGCCCAGTCGTTCCGAAAAGTACCTTCCACAAACGCCATATTGCGCCAGCCAAACCCTAACTTTCCATAAGTGCTGTTGATTTGTTTTTTATAAATAAGAGAGGCCACACTGGCTGCCGTAACAGATGCTTTTAAAGAATAATACCCCGGCACGGAAAGCCCGCTTTGCGTCCTTGCTTCCATTCCCTCATCCTGGCTATAGAACACCGAACCGCCCCAAAACCCGTCAATGGCAAAATCCTTTATTTTCTTATTGGCCGACAGGATGGCGTCTGTATTGCTGCTAAACCCTCTTCCAATTCCGATGTTATAAGAGCCTTTCTGAGATTCGCCCCATATTTCAGTACCGCCGGTTATAACAGTGCTGTTGCCGCCGCCCTGGAAAGAGCCTTGTGAAATTCGTACCTCCTGCTTATTACTATAGTTATCATAGCCGGTTCTTACCATAAGTTTCAGCCAGTCGGTAAACTCATAATTCATGGTCAGTTGCCCGCTGAAAATATCTTTTTTGTACGTATGAAGACGCTCATAACGATCAAAATAAGGATTATTATTACCAGCGGTATAGCTGCTGTTCTGCACCTGGTTGGGTATCACCCAATAGTCTTTGTATTGCCGGATATCCCAGTCGGGAGAACCCCATATCAGCATACTATACATTGGGTCATACGCCGTGTACCCATTAAACCCGATATTGGGAGAACTTTGATTATTATAAGACATGGTAGTGGAAAGCGAAAAACGTTTGAGTTTAAGATCCCCTCCCACGCTGTAGGTGACTTTGTCAAATTTTGAATTAGGATAGGTGCCACGGTTCCCCAGCCAGGATGCGGAGGCCCGTATACCTCCTAGTTCACCGGTTTGGGTAATGCTGAGGTTATTATTTAAGATATAGCCCTGATTTAAAAAGTTTTTAAAATTATCCTTTCCAACAGGCGAAAAAGGCATGGCTTTCATGGTTTTGCTGGCGGGATCCCACTGAATAACGCTCTGTCCTTCCAGCGGAGGCCCCCAGGAACCATCGCCCGAACGTACATAGGTATTAGTGGCCGTATTTACTACCCGGCCATATTTGCTCTGCATCTCGGGTATGGCCAGGTAACCTGCATCAAACATGCTGCTGCTGTTAAGACTTATGTTCAGCCCTTTTTTTCCTACTCCGCGTTTGGTTGTAACCATTACCGCGCCACTTCCGCCCCGGGCGCCATAAAGCGCCGCTGCAGTGGCACCTTTCAGAAAGTTAATGGATTCAATATCATCCGCTGGCACGTCCCGAAGGGTCATATTGGCATAGGGAATACCATCAATTACCAGGATCGGCTTTTCCCCACGGATGGTCATTTCGGGCTCAGCAGCAAATTCAGCACTGTTTTTTACCATCAGGCCCGAAACCTTGCCTGTAAGCGAAGTGGCCACATCAACCCCTTTTACCGTTTGAAGGGTATTGCCTTTTACCTCCTGGGTGGCATAGCCCAGTTCCCGCTGCTGGCGTTTTAACCCGAGGGCCGTCACCACAACCGTTTCCAATTGTTCCGGCCCACCAGAGGGCAGTACTATTTTATAAAAGATACTGTCAGTGATAGCAGTCACCTGTGTTTTATACCCCACAAATGAAACCCGCAACTGACCACCCGGCGCAACTGCAATGCTGAATGCTCCGTTTGCGTCGGTTACCGTACTATTCCCCGAGGGCAATACCTCAACGGTAGCTCCCTCCAGCGGCTTTTCCGCTTCGTTGTACACCAACCCCCTTATGGTAGTTCTTTGGCAGACAGCAATATGCGACATAAATAAACATAGTACGAGCAAGCCTGTAATTTTTTTCATACACTTATAGCGTTAATTAATAATTTATTCGAACCGGCAAAGCATTCTCAAAATGCGCAGTATTCGTTTTCCGGCCACAAAATTGCTTTACAAAACAGAGTTTTAAAAAAAATGCGCCCCTACATTAACACTACATATCTAAAAAATAATATTGATAATCAATACATAGCAATTCTCAATAAGTATTTCAAATAATAACCCGGATATTTGCATTCAAACGAACATTCATTTACCCAGTGAAAATTGCAACCCTGCTTTTGGCCTTATTTCCCTGTTTTTTTGCCCGTGCGCAAAACAGTATTGCCCTTCCTGAGGTCATGAACTTCACCCCGGAATTTACAAAAACCGGCTCCCAAACATGGCAAATGGCAGAAAGTGGTTCCGGCACTGTTTATTTTGCCAATAACGCGGGGCTGGTTACCTATAATGGCCTGGAGTGGAAAACATTTAAGGTTCCTAATAAAACAATTGTAAGGTCATTGCTGCTGACGGCGGATGGGAAAATATATGTGGGGGCTCAGGGGGAGATCGGATACTTTTTCCCGGACCGGGTGGGCAACCTGGTATATACTTCCCTGATGGGTCATATTGAGCCTGCCGACCGGAATTTTGGCGATGTCTGGAAAATTGTATTACAGGGACAGCATCTTTTTTTCCGGACCTACCGGAAAATTTATGAAATAGACCTTTCCAATCACCAGGTTACCACCTACGCCACCACCCGGAACGCGAAATGGGACTTTCTTGAAATAGCCGGGCACCGGCTTTTGGCTTGTAATGAAGAGCAGGGACTTGTCAGTTTTAAAAATGGCCGCTGGACACCCCTGCCCGGTCAAATACCAAAAGAAGCGATACCTACTGCATTAATGGCGTTTGGAAAAGACAGCCTTCTGCTTACCACGCTCCGGAACGGCATTTATATTATCACGGAAAACCACCTCAGCAAATTACCGGTGGCTGCCGCTCTGCAATCCGCTCAGATCTACACCGCTTTAAAAACAGATGAGGAACGTTTTGCCGTGGGCACTGTTTCTGCAGGTATTTTTTTACTCCATCGTTCGGGTAAACTTATCCGCCATCTTTCCATGGAAAACGGGCTTCAGAATAACAATGTTCTATCTCTTTACAAAGATCACCGGCAGAGCCTTTGGGCAGGACTGGATAATGGCATTGACCTCATTAATTATATGGCACCCCTGCAATTGATTGCCCCGGTGCCCCGTACCCGCCTGGCGGGTTATACGGCAGGCATATTCAAAAACCACCTGTATATTGGCACCTCCGACGGTATTTATTATGCCCCGCTGGAACAAGGCGTCCACCGGGACATCAGTTTTTCGCAGGGTGCTTTTAAAAAGCTGGCCAATACTTCCGGGCAGGTTTGGAGCATCGCCATCATCGGGAACCTGCTTTTAACCGGCATGAATGACGGCGCCTTTATCATCAACACAGGCAGCGCTCAATTACTGGAGCGCCGTTTGGGAGGCACCTGGTTGTACCGTGCTGTACCCGGGCGCTCAAAAATCATTTCCGGCACGTACTCCGGTATCCAGATATATGATACTAAAAATAATACCCTGGTCCCGGTCCGCATGCCGGATAATAATCTTCGGGAGTCATTGCGTTTTATAGAAGTAGACACTTCCAGCCATACGGTATGGGCCTCGCACCCCTACCGGGGCATATACCGGATACAAATGACCCCCAATTTTGACCGGGAACTAGCTGTAGAATGGCTGACCACGAAGCAGGGGCTCCCCACTAACAATAATAATTTTGTTTTTAAGATCGGCGGAAAAATAGTTTTTGCCACCGAGCAAGGCATTTATGAATGGGAGGAGCATCTACACAGGTTCAAAAAGTCAACCACCTATGGGCCTTTATTTGGCAACCTGTCTGTTAAGTTCATGACGGAAGACGCAAAAGGCCGCATCTGGTTTGCAACAGAAAAAAACATGGGTGTACTGGACGGGGGGCATATTCAATATATTCCCGAGCTGGACGGGCAGCTCATTGCCGGTTTCGAACAAATTTATCCATTTGATGATCAGAACATATTGATCAACTCCTCAAAAGGAATTTACCATTTTAATTTTGACAGCTATAAACACAGTAAAATTGCCATCCGCGTCTCGTTTAATAAAATACAGGCGATTGGCACAAGAGATTCCTTGCTGTTTAATGGCTATTCAATCCCCGGCCAAACGGGTAATTCCCCGCCGCCCTTTAACAGGGAAGAAATAAGGCTGCCTGCTGTATTCAACTCTTTTCATTTTGAATTTACAGCCGACGATATCATGTATGCAGACAAGATACAATATAGCTACCAGTTGAAAGGTTTTGACCCTGACTGGTCCGCCTGGTCTGCCAAAACAGTTAAAGATTATACCAATTTACCCTATGGCAAATACCGTTTTCTTATAAAAGCAAAAGACCGGTGGGGACAGGAAACCGCTCCCATCAGTTATGCGTTTGAGATACTTCCGCGTTGGTATCAGACTATACCGGCCTGGCTGGGATACCTGTTGTTGGCGGGGTGGCTGGTTTATTTGCTGCACCGGATGCAACGCAGAAGACTGCAAAAACAGAAAGCGAAATATGAAAAAGAGCAGGCCCAGTTAAAATACATCTTTGAACTGGAGAACGAACGAAGCGGAATGAAAATCATTCAACTGCAAAAAGAGCAGTTGGAAACGAAAGTGCAGTATAAAAACAAAGAACTGGCTACCACCACTATGCACCTGTATAAGCGGGGGCGCTTACTGGGTAAGATAAAAGAAGAAGTAGCCGAGGGGGTTAAGCAGATCAGTAATACGACGGAAAAGAAAGCGTTTAACCGCCTGATAAAACTGATTGTTGAGGAGGAAAAGAGCGAGGATGACTGGAACCACTTTTCCATTCATTTTGACCAGGTGCATAACAATTTCCTGCACAATATAAAAGCTGCCTACCCCACACTAACACCCAGTGATATGAAGATCTGCGCCTATGTGAAAATGAATCTATCATCAAAGGAA
Proteins encoded in this region:
- a CDS encoding triple tyrosine motif-containing protein, with amino-acid sequence MKIATLLLALFPCFFARAQNSIALPEVMNFTPEFTKTGSQTWQMAESGSGTVYFANNAGLVTYNGLEWKTFKVPNKTIVRSLLLTADGKIYVGAQGEIGYFFPDRVGNLVYTSLMGHIEPADRNFGDVWKIVLQGQHLFFRTYRKIYEIDLSNHQVTTYATTRNAKWDFLEIAGHRLLACNEEQGLVSFKNGRWTPLPGQIPKEAIPTALMAFGKDSLLLTTLRNGIYIITENHLSKLPVAAALQSAQIYTALKTDEERFAVGTVSAGIFLLHRSGKLIRHLSMENGLQNNNVLSLYKDHRQSLWAGLDNGIDLINYMAPLQLIAPVPRTRLAGYTAGIFKNHLYIGTSDGIYYAPLEQGVHRDISFSQGAFKKLANTSGQVWSIAIIGNLLLTGMNDGAFIINTGSAQLLERRLGGTWLYRAVPGRSKIISGTYSGIQIYDTKNNTLVPVRMPDNNLRESLRFIEVDTSSHTVWASHPYRGIYRIQMTPNFDRELAVEWLTTKQGLPTNNNNFVFKIGGKIVFATEQGIYEWEEHLHRFKKSTTYGPLFGNLSVKFMTEDAKGRIWFATEKNMGVLDGGHIQYIPELDGQLIAGFEQIYPFDDQNILINSSKGIYHFNFDSYKHSKIAIRVSFNKIQAIGTRDSLLFNGYSIPGQTGNSPPPFNREEIRLPAVFNSFHFEFTADDIMYADKIQYSYQLKGFDPDWSAWSAKTVKDYTNLPYGKYRFLIKAKDRWGQETAPISYAFEILPRWYQTIPAWLGYLLLAGWLVYLLHRMQRRRLQKQKAKYEKEQAQLKYIFELENERSGMKIIQLQKEQLETKVQYKNKELATTTMHLYKRGRLLGKIKEEVAEGVKQISNTTEKKAFNRLIKLIVEEEKSEDDWNHFSIHFDQVHNNFLHNIKAAYPTLTPSDMKICAYVKMNLSSKEIAQLLNITLKGVEIARYRLRKKFSLAANQSLSDFIQEFS
- a CDS encoding SusC/RagA family TonB-linked outer membrane protein, encoding MKKITGLLVLCLFMSHIAVCQRTTIRGLVYNEAEKPLEGATVEVLPSGNSTVTDANGAFSIAVAPGGQLRVSFVGYKTQVTAITDSIFYKIVLPSGGPEQLETVVVTALGLKRQQRELGYATQEVKGNTLQTVKGVDVATSLTGKVSGLMVKNSAEFAAEPEMTIRGEKPILVIDGIPYANMTLRDVPADDIESINFLKGATAAALYGARGGSGAVMVTTKRGVGKKGLNISLNSSSMFDAGYLAIPEMQSKYGRVVNTATNTYVRSGDGSWGPPLEGQSVIQWDPASKTMKAMPFSPVGKDNFKNFLNQGYILNNNLSITQTGELGGIRASASWLGNRGTYPNSKFDKVTYSVGGDLKLKRFSLSTTMSYNNQSSPNIGFNGYTAYDPMYSMLIWGSPDWDIRQYKDYWVIPNQVQNSSYTAGNNNPYFDRYERLHTYKKDIFSGQLTMNYEFTDWLKLMVRTGYDNYSNKQEVRISQGSFQGGGNSTVITGGTEIWGESQKGSYNIGIGRGFSSNTDAILSANKKIKDFAIDGFWGGSVFYSQDEGMEARTQSGLSVPGYYSLKASVTAASVASLIYKKQINSTYGKLGFGWRNMAFVEGTFRNDWASTLAKATRSYFYPSASASFVASELIPKNDWLSFWKLRGSWAQYKSPAGIYSINRVFSIATNQWGGLSSAANPTSIRPDDIFAEGSTTTELGTNMSFLRNRIVLDVTGYHKRMYDFIVNAPISPSAGFTNVYTNSKEERTRKGVEVTLNATAIKMADFSWNVGLNWSKYATYFTKLDPNYSVMNRDWVKVGKRADYYTIIEYQTDNQGNIVFNNGVPTYKPILSLAGYSDPDWIWGFNTGFSYKEFTLSASLDGRVGGLAQSVTEMYMWVSGNHPNSLTEERYLDATQPGTKNYLGKGVKVVSGAITYDANYNVVSDTRTFAPNDVYTTYKSYVTALHKGTAWGGVPSSVDLYSTTFLKLREVALTWRLPRNWAQKINAKGIAVSAIGQNLIYWAKQFKYSDIDGGTENFTDPSLRYIGLNVKLDF